CGATTTGTCGAACACAATAGCTAGCTGCTTTTTCTTAGCGACCTTCTCGACAGCTTCAAACACCTGGTCCTGTATTGGCTTTGTCAACTCCTGCCGCTTTTTGAAGAGTTGCCCTTCAAAACCAAAGATCTTGTTTTGGTAGCCTTTGATTTCCTGCTCCTTCTTTAGTATCTCTTCCTGCCGCTTCTTCTTCATCGGCTCGGTGAGAAGTACTTCTTCAGCCTGGTAGGTACGATACATCTTATCAAGATCCTTCTTCTGGTTCTCGATGTCTTTTTGCCAATTACCAGAGAGTGTATTCAGTTCCTGTTGTGCGGTAGAATACGCCGGAATCTTGCTCAGCACATACTCCGAATCTATGTAGCCAAACTTTTGTGCCTGCGCCACTTGAGCGGTGGCACACAATAGCACTAGTAGAGACAGCAGCAGTAGCTTCTTCATGAGTGTATGATATTATTAATTGTAAACCGCTATTAACGGATTTGCTGACCAATGATGAAGTGGAAAATGCCTTGCTTCTGATTGTTGCCTACGTTGTTCGCATTCCGCGGAATTTCGTCGAACGGAATACCATAGTCGAAGCCGAGCAAACCGAAAGCTGACATAAAGATACGCGCACCTACACCCGCCGAACGGTAGAGCTTGTACGGGTTGTAGTTGGTGTATTGGTCAAAAGCATTGCCTGCCTCTGCAAAACCTAATACATAGACCGTAGCAGCCGGGTTCAAACTCACCGGATAACGCATTTCCATCACGTACTTGTTGTACACAATACCGCCACTTTGTTGCGACTGTGCCGTCGGAATAGCATTCGCATCATTGGGGTCAGCATAGCCGCGCAAGCCAATGTATTCAGTACCTACCAGGAAGTTAGCCGATCCACCATACCCTAGGCCGGCACCACCCATCTTGAAGCGTTCAAATGGGCCAGGGTTGCGGTTGCCATTGTAGGTACCAATGAACCCGAAGTGTGCCCGCGTGTTCAGCACCAGCTTGCCCACAAGAGGCGTAAACCATGAAGCGTCGAACATCCACTTATGAAACTCAATCCATTCGATTGGGTCAGGGTGTGCACCTTTGAATACCGAGTAAGGTGGGGTCAGGCTTAAGCTTAACGACAAGGAAGAACCACGCCGCGTGAAGGTCGGATTGTCAATACTATTGCGGGACAGCGTTGTATTTAACGTGATGTTGTTTGCCTTGCCTGTATTGGG
This Hymenobacter sp. GOD-10R DNA region includes the following protein-coding sequences:
- a CDS encoding OmpH family outer membrane protein, coding for MKKLLLLSLLVLLCATAQVAQAQKFGYIDSEYVLSKIPAYSTAQQELNTLSGNWQKDIENQKKDLDKMYRTYQAEEVLLTEPMKKKRQEEILKKEQEIKGYQNKIFGFEGQLFKKRQELTKPIQDQVFEAVEKVAKKKQLAIVFDKSGDLTMLYTNPVHDYTEFVLEELGLANEDRNQPGQKGAVRTVETPKTPAGDTADSEPEPTPRATRSANGQRPTGRKN